In the genome of Halobacterium noricense, one region contains:
- a CDS encoding transporter — translation MSERVPSNSRSTDLGIGAAAGAVAYVLGYLLTYLWQGSSVQERLEGYNAVVELLGGDPIPTWKAVGWLFYNAHGVSFTVPSLGSGQATRNLIADGSAPMLLYLVPAVVVALAGFVLARRANATDASGGAQIGARVVLGYVVLAVVGLFVFEYAAGGSAIHPEYALGVLLAGVVHPAVFGGIGGALGAVTST, via the coding sequence ATGTCCGAACGAGTCCCCAGTAACTCCCGCAGCACCGACCTCGGCATCGGTGCTGCCGCGGGTGCCGTCGCCTACGTGCTCGGCTACCTCCTCACGTACCTCTGGCAGGGGTCGTCCGTTCAGGAACGACTCGAAGGCTACAACGCCGTCGTGGAACTCCTCGGCGGCGACCCGATTCCGACGTGGAAGGCCGTCGGCTGGCTGTTCTACAACGCCCACGGCGTCTCCTTCACCGTCCCGTCGCTCGGCAGCGGGCAGGCCACCCGGAACCTCATCGCGGACGGGAGCGCGCCGATGCTGCTGTACCTCGTACCCGCGGTCGTCGTCGCGCTCGCTGGCTTCGTGCTCGCACGCCGCGCGAACGCGACCGACGCGTCCGGCGGCGCACAAATCGGCGCTCGCGTCGTCCTCGGCTACGTCGTGCTCGCGGTCGTCGGCCTGTTCGTCTTCGAGTACGCCGCGGGTGGGAGCGCGATTCATCCCGAGTACGCGCTCGGTGTGCTGCTCGCCGGCGTCGTCCACCCCGCGGTCTTCGGCGGTATCGGCGGCGCACTCGGTGCCGTCACGTCGACCTAG